From the Simplicispira suum genome, the window CCATCGGGAACTGCAGATCACCATGGATGTGCCCGACGACCTCAACGTCCTCGCGGATGAAGTGGAGTTGGCGCGCATTCTCTCGAATCTGCTGGAAAACGCGCGCCGCTACGGAAAAAACGCGGAAACCGAAGTCGCCCGCGTAGAGATTGCGGCCAAAGGGCGCGAGCAGTGGGTGCTGCTGAAGGTACGCGACCATGGCGCAGGGGTGCCGCCCGAGCAGTTGGCCAACCTGACCAAACCGTTTTTTCGCGGCGACTCCGCCCGCACGGCGGCAGCGGGAGCGGGCTTGGGGCTATCCATCGTCGACAAAACGATTCAACGCATGGGAGGCATCTTTGCGCTGGCCAATGCGGCGTCGGGCGGACTCGTGGCCCACGTTCAACTACAGCGTGCAGACATGCTCCAAGGGGGGACGGAAGCGCAACAGCGCCTGCATCGGCCGCTGGTCAAGCGCAAGCTTCCGCCGCGCGTTGCGAAGAGCTGAAGACGAGCGCCACCGCGCGCGCCTCAATCGCCAGGCCCTGTCCCACCGGTCCAAGTCGCTCGGCGGTTTTTGCCTTGACGTTCACCTGCTCCACCGATACGCCCAGGGCGCAAGCAATGCGCTCACGCATGGCGTCCCGGTGCGGCGCCAGGCGCGGCGCTTGGGCAATCACCGTGCAGTCGATGTTGCCCAGCTCGTAGCCGGCAGCTCGCACCCGCCGCACCGCCTCGGCCAACAAGCGACCCGAATCGGCACCGCCGAAGATGGGGTCGGTGTCGGGAAAATGCGTACCGATATCGCCCAATGCTGCCGCACCCAGAATCGCATCGGTAATCGCATGCAGCAGCACGTCGGCGTCCGAATGCCCGAGCAAGCCGAGTGGGTGTTCGATGGTGACACCGCCAATGACCAAGGCGCGCCCCGGCACCAGAGCATGCACGTCCCAGCCTTCTCCAATGCGCATGTTCATGCTCATGGGGTGCTCCTCGCTACATCGCCGTCCGCAGCGCCATGCCCCTGCATGCCGCCAAACCGGGCCAAGGTGCCTGCGTGCATGCGCTGCGCAAGTACGGCTTCGGCCAGAGCAAAATCTTCGGGGAAGGTAACTTTGAAGTTCAGCGCACTGCCAGGCACCAGCTTGGGGTGCTCACCCATGGCTTCGATGGCGCTGGCTTCATCCGTCGCTGTCGAGCCGAATTGTTCCAGCGCCTTGGCGAGCTGCCCCAGGCGAAACATCTGCGGCGTCTGTGCCAGCCATTTATCGCCCCGATTGACCGTTGAAACCACCCGGATACCCCCCGGCCCGGAGCTGGCCGTCTTGAGGGTATCGGCCAGCTTGTGCGCCAGAAGGCCACCCACCTGGTCGCCCATGCATGCATCTATCAAGGCATTGATCTGCTCGGTGCTCACCAGGCAACGCGCTGCGTCGTGCACCAGCACCCAGTCACGCTCCTGTGCGCCGCGCTCAGCGAGAGCGCGCAGACCGCCGCGCACCGTGTCGGCCCGGCTCGCACCTCCGCAAGGCACGGCAAAGTAGCCGGTGCCCGGGTGGCTGTCGAAAAATACATCCCCCGGCGCAACGGCCACCAGCGTGCTGCGCAAGCGTTCAACCCCCGCAAAGGCTGCCAGTGTGTGCAGCACCAGGGGTCGGCCTGCCACCAGCCGGTACTGCTTGGGCAGGGCGGCATCGCCGTGGCCACCAAGCCCCGCCCGCGCGCCTGTGCCGGCACAAGGCAGCAGCGCCCAGAAACTGCACGGCACATGCGACACCAAGGGGCTAGCAGACGACGCAGGCCACATATCTGGGGAGGAAAAGACGTCGGACATGGCCGCATTCTAGAATTGCGCTTCCCGCCACGCCGGGTGGTTGCCTGCCTGGCGCCATCGGGGCGCCGGTGCGGCCCTTTCGCTCGCGTGCATGCAACTCCCCAAACTCTCTCCTGGCAAGCGCTTCGGCTTGCCCCGACCTCCCGGCAGCGCTGATGCCCTGTTGCTTGCGCGGCTCGCCGAACGCGAGCGCGGCCAGAGTGGCGTGACCGCCATCGTCACGGCCGATGCGTCTGACGCGCGCCGCCTGCTCGATGAAATTGCGTTCTTCGCACCGGACTTGCGCTGCGCTTTGTTTCCCGACTGGGAAACCCTGCCTTACGACAGCTTTTCGCCACACCAGGACCTGATCAGCGAGCGCCTGGCAACGCTGTGGCGCATCAGCCAACGCGACCGCGACACCGGTGCCGACGTGGTGCTGGTTCCCGCTACCACCGCGCTGTACCGGCTGGCACCCCCGTCGTTTTTGGCGGGCTACACCTTTCATTTCCAGCTGGGGCAAAAACTGGACGAGGCCAAGCTGCGCGCCCAGTTGACGCTGGCCGGCTACGCCCATGTCGGCCAGGTGGTGAGCCCAGGCGAGTATGCGGTGCGCGGCGGTCTGATCGACCTGTTTCCCATGGGCTCCGCAGTGCCCTACCGGGTGGACCTGTTTGACGACGAGATCGACTCGCTGCGCGCTTTCGACCCCGATAGCCAGCGCAGCCTCTACCCCGTGGCCGAAGTGCGCCTGCTTCCGGGGCGTGAATTCCCCATGGACGACGATGCCCGCGCACGTTTTCGCAGTCGCTGGCGCGAAGTGCTCGAAGGCGACCCGACCAAGAGCCGCA encodes:
- the ispD gene encoding 2-C-methyl-D-erythritol 4-phosphate cytidylyltransferase, with translation MWPASSASPLVSHVPCSFWALLPCAGTGARAGLGGHGDAALPKQYRLVAGRPLVLHTLAAFAGVERLRSTLVAVAPGDVFFDSHPGTGYFAVPCGGASRADTVRGGLRALAERGAQERDWVLVHDAARCLVSTEQINALIDACMGDQVGGLLAHKLADTLKTASSGPGGIRVVSTVNRGDKWLAQTPQMFRLGQLAKALEQFGSTATDEASAIEAMGEHPKLVPGSALNFKVTFPEDFALAEAVLAQRMHAGTLARFGGMQGHGAADGDVARSTP
- the ispF gene encoding 2-C-methyl-D-erythritol 2,4-cyclodiphosphate synthase, producing the protein MNMRIGEGWDVHALVPGRALVIGGVTIEHPLGLLGHSDADVLLHAITDAILGAAALGDIGTHFPDTDPIFGGADSGRLLAEAVRRVRAAGYELGNIDCTVIAQAPRLAPHRDAMRERIACALGVSVEQVNVKAKTAERLGPVGQGLAIEARAVALVFSSSQRAAEACA